A region of Larimichthys crocea isolate SSNF chromosome X, L_crocea_2.0, whole genome shotgun sequence DNA encodes the following proteins:
- the LOC104918548 gene encoding protocadherin Fat 4 isoform X1 — MDTGGLIRPCLLVISIYVCVVSGSPLVTTIINCDSGNHRDLDPVDEGYMGDVELVTGINSGMNVKLVPYLFPTNLEFLELIFTLGDTSAIVRTKKALDAEAEGVSASTLYYSVMCDGPIKVGTMLKLQYSLMLQNKIFQMMFLLLQYNNTRSLKLNDINDHAPVFSKELYTTTVSEAVAVGERVLQVTAVDGDSTPENNRLTYAILDPASGDFGVDNSGAIILRKRLNYNAVKKYNFVVKASDNSGLNDVTNVEIDVEDFDNLNPYFSHTTYQAFIPENQAGSFPIIEPEAIKAQDGDTGINMTLIYSISSVSPGKYRTNFDIDPTSGVLSVLTAIDREEMSTSVISVNIMASQTDDSSKTANAVVSVTVEDVNDNAPEFDQPEYSVNLLENSPVDAVVFKAIVTDLDQGGFVGTLQILPESVPFSISSDGTVKVKNSTALDRETIERITFQIQATEKNPPHALAMAQVTVTLQDENDNSPAFTSDIPYEGKVFANQTVGMLLVQVKAEDPDADRNGQITYFIEFGNNDGYFSMEENTGKITLAKTITLVENKILEFPLYVTAKDGGSIPRSTSALVNIRAPGNSKPQFLQEVYRGTVEEERDPGVVILRVNFYAIPDERPVTLRVDTENDKFAISHDGEFTTKVKLDYDEAPHNYSVTITISDGVNSNSATVEVQVTDINDNSPVFASSSVTKSVPEDKEIGSNVTDVPATDKDSSFNKEIRYSLRGGEGKFAIDPLSGMVTVAGALDRETKTEYNLLVVAEDQGRPARSATASLLVEVSDVNDNIPKLSKSEYQVEVYETESVDTVLLTLSAEDPDEGANGRVTYNIFEQSPPSDPAVFKLDSSSGTLQLARTLENSEVKMYSLIVQASDGGSPSLVGNGSVVVTVKDVNNNPPEFSKENYNVAVSENLASGASILTLEVTDRDEGGFSNGFFVYTSDTFDISNKGVVSLKKDVTLDREKKDNYILQVVAVDQVPDGLNSTAQLNITILDYNDNAPKFPAIPDPLEIPEGEYSEETPGEIATIIPTDPDLGLNGEVTLSLSSPNPLFKFNEDGMLLAVGSLDRESRDTYELIIKASDKGSPQRENITTIRVKVIDVNDNRPEFSSSSYVSSILLKDAEKGKLLLTLTATDRDEGKNALITYSFSAGSSPYLALNSETGAVNLTSDLADVTEDTTLVLTAMAKDHGTPPLNSTVRVVVNLRVSSLVESVAFRNPTYNFSLPENQPVGVTVGSVWASSGSDLYDVAYTLKTHTDLFSVSASGAIQTRTQLDKEEQEWYILDVEAVDTRDPPTSAVAIVTVQVEDVNETPQFPPETYKASVFSIAPYRTPVIQVKASDPDVGEEGQLVYSLAADSPHLM; from the exons ATGGACACCGGTGGTTTGATCCGGCCTTGTCTCCTTGTTATCtccatttatgtgtgtgttgtttctggaAGTCCTTTAG TTACTACAATCATAAATTGTGATAGCGGTAACCATAGAGATTTGGATCCAGTGGATGAAGGATATATGG GGGATGTAGAGTTGGTGACTGGGATCAATTCAGGAATGAATGTGAAGCTGGTGCCCTACCTCTTCCCAACTAATCTGGAGTTTCTAGAACTAATCTTCACACTCGGAGATACCAGCGCAATTGTTCGCACCAAAAAGGCGCTCGACGCAGAGGCAGAGGGTGTG AGTGCCAGCACCTTGTATTACTCTGTCATGTGTGACGGTCCAATTAAGGTGGGTACAATGTTAAAGTTGCAGTATTCACTaatgttacaaaacaaaatatttcaaatgatgtttttacttttgcagTACAACAACACTCGGTCACTGAAACTCAATGACATAAATGACCACGCCCCTGTATTTTCAAAGGAGTTATATACAACTACTGTCTCTGAG GCAGTTGCTGTGGGCGAGAGGGTTCTTCAAGTGACAGCTGTGGATGGGGACAGCACTCCAGAAAACAACAGACTGACATACGCCATACTT GACCCAGCTTCAGGGGACTTTGGGGTGGACAACTCAGGGGCTATTATTTTGAGGAAGCGTCTGAACTACAATGCAGTCAAAAAGTACAACTTTGTTGTGAAAGCCAGC GACAACTCGGGGTTAAATGACGTAACTAATGTGGAGATTGATGTAGAGGACTTTGACAACTTGAATCCATATTTCAGCCACACCACATACCAGGCCTTCATTCCAGAGAATCAG GCTGGGTCTTTCCCGATCATTGAGCCAGAGGCGATAAAGGCTCAGGACGGAGACACTGGAATCAATATGACTTTAATTTACAGCATTAGTTCAG tgtctCCAGGCAAGTATCGGACAAACTTTGACATTGACCCCACCAGTGGagttctgtctgtgctgactGCCATcgacagagaggaaatgagcaCCAGCGTGATCTCTGTCAACATCATG gcgTCCCAGACAGATGACAGTTCAAAGACAGCTAATGCTGTGGTATCTGTCACTGTTGAGGATGTGAATGATAATGCTCCAGAGTTTGACCAGCCTGAGTACTCTGTAAATCTTCTGGAAAATTCTCCTGTTGATGCTGTTGTGTTCAAAGCTATCGTCACCGACCTGGACCAG GGAGGATTTGTGGGAACTTTGCAGATCCTTCCAGAATCTGTACCTTTCTCTATCAGTTCTGATGGGACGGTCAAAGTTAAGAACTCCACAGCTCTGGACAGAGAGACCATAGAAAGAATCACATTTCAG ATTCAAGCAACAGAGAAGAATCCACCTCATGCTTTAGCAATGGCGCAAGTCACTGTAACTCTCCAGGATGAGAATGACAACAGTCCTGCATTCACCAGTGACATACCGTACGAGGGAAAAGTGTTTGCAAATCAAACAGTGGGAATGTTGCTGGTCCAG GTTAAAGCAGAAGATCCAGATGCTGACAGAAATGGGCAGATCACATACTTTATTGAGTTTGGGAATAATGACGGCTACTTCTCAATGGAAGAAAACACTGGAAAGATCACGTTGGCTAAAACCATTACCCTGGTGGAAAACAAGATTTTGGAGTTCCCTCTCTACGTAACAGCCAAAGATG GGGGCAGCATACCCCGGTCCACCTCAGCACTAGTGAACATTCGTGCTCCTGGCAACTCAAAACCTCAGTTTCTACAAGAAGTCTATCGTGGCACTGTAGAAGAGGAGCGTGACCCAGGAGTTGTGATTCTCAGG GTTAACTTCTACGCAATACCTGATGAGAGACCTGTGACACTTCGAGTTGATACAGAAAATGATAAGTTTGCCATCTCTCACGATGGTGAATTCACCACTAAAGTGAAGCTTGACTATGATGAAGCCCCACACAACTACTCAGTGACCATCACCATCTCTGACGGGGTCAACAGTAACAGTGCAACCGTGGAGGTTCAAGTCACTGACATCAATGATAATAGTCCTGTCTTTGCCTCCAGCTCTGTCACAAAATCAGTCCCAGAGGACAAAGAGATAGGATCCAATGTTACTGATGTTCCAGCTACAGATAAAGACAGCAGCTTCAACAAGGAGATTAGGTACTCGttgaggggaggagagggaaagttTGCTATTGATCCTTTGTCTGGCATGGTGACTGTGGCTGGTGCACTTGATAGGGAGACCAAGACAGAGTACAACCTGCTGGTGGTGGCTGAAGATCAGGGTCGTCCAGCCAGGTCGGCCACAGCCTCCCTGCTGGTCGAAGTGTCTGACGTCAACGATAACATTCCTAAGTTGTCAAAGTCTGAGTATCAGGTTGAAGTCTATGAAACAGAATCAGTGGATACAGTCTTGCTCACCTTATCAGCTGAAGACCCAGATGAAGGAGCTAATGGGAGAGTCACTTACAATATTTTTGAGCAAAGTCCTCCATCAGACCCCGCTGTTTTTAAGTTGGATTCTTCCAGTGGGACTTTGCAGCTGGCCAGGACTCTGGAAAACAGTGAGGTGAAGATGTACAGTCTAATAGTTCAGGCCTCTGATGGGGGGAGTCCCTCTCTGGTTGGGAATGGCTCTGTGGTGGTGACGGTGAAGGACGTGAACAACAACCCACCTGAGTTCAGTAAGGAAAACTACAATGTTGCCGTGTCTGAGAACTTGGCCAGCGGTGCGTCCATCCTGACCCTGGAGGTCACTGACAGGGATGAG ggtGGATTCTCCAATGGTTTCTTTGTCTATACCAGTGATACCTTTGACATCAGCAATAAAGGTGTGGTCTCACTGAAGAAGGACGTCACcttagacagagagaaaaaggacaACTATATATTACAG GTGGTGGCGGTGGATCAGGTCCCTGATGGTCTGAATTCCACAGCTCAGCTCAACATCACCATCCTGGACTACAACGACAACGCCCCAAAGTTTCCAGCTATCCCGGACCCCCTAGAGATCCCTGAAGGTGAATACTCAGAGGAAACTCCAGGAGAAATTGCCACCATCATACCCACAGACCCTGACCTCGGCCTCAATGGAGAGGTCACACTGTCACTCTCCTCCCCAAACCCACTCTTCAAATTCAATGAA gaTGGGATGTTGCTCGCTGTTGGCTCTCTGGACCGAGAGAGTAGGGACACTTATGAGCTGATCATTAAGGCCTCAGACAAAGGCAGCCcgcagagagag AACATCACCACCATCAGAGTGAAAGTCATCGATGTCAATGACAACAGACCTGagttcagctccagcagctacGTCAGCAGCATTCTGCTGAAAGACGCAGAGAAAGggaagctgctgctgacactgaCAGCCACCGACAGAGATGAAGGGAAGAACGCGCTCATCACCTACAG TTTCTCTGCAGGGAGTTCTCCATATTTGGCCTTAAACAGTGAAACTGGGGCAGTGaacttgacctctgaccttgcTGATGTCACAGAGGACACCACTCTGGTGTTGACAGCCATGGCCAAAGACCACGGCACGCCTCCTCTGAACTCCACAG TCCGTGTCGTGGTCAATCTGAGGGTTAGCAGTCTGGTGGAGAGCGTGGCCTTCCGGAACCCAACCTACAACTTCAGCCTACCTGAGAACCAGCCGGTGGGGGTGACGGTGGGGAGCGTCTGGGCCTCCTCAGGAAGTGACCTTTATGACGTCGCctacacactgaaaacacacactgacctgttcTCTGTCAGCGCCAGTGGAGCCATCCAGACCAGAACACAGCTGGACAAAGAAGAGCAGGAGTGGTACATCTTGGACGTGGAAGCAGTGGATACAAGGGACCCCCCTACATCAGCTGTTGCAATA GTCACAGTTCAGGTAGAGGACGTGAACGAGACTCCGCAGTTTCCCCCCGAGACTTATAAAGCCTCTGTGTTCAGCATCGCTCCGTATAGAACTCCTGTCATCCAGGTCAAG gcTTCAGACCCTGATGTGGGTGAAGAGGGTCAGCTGGTCTACAGCCTGGCTGCAGACAGTCCTCATTTGATGTAG
- the LOC104918548 gene encoding protocadherin Fat 4 isoform X2, producing MDTGGLIRPCLLVISIYVCVVSGSPLVTTIINCDSGNHRDLDPVDEGYMGDVELVTGINSGMNVKLVPYLFPTNLEFLELIFTLGDTSAIVRTKKALDAEAEGVSASTLYYSVMCDGPIKYNNTRSLKLNDINDHAPVFSKELYTTTVSEAVAVGERVLQVTAVDGDSTPENNRLTYAILDPASGDFGVDNSGAIILRKRLNYNAVKKYNFVVKASDNSGLNDVTNVEIDVEDFDNLNPYFSHTTYQAFIPENQAGSFPIIEPEAIKAQDGDTGINMTLIYSISSVSPGKYRTNFDIDPTSGVLSVLTAIDREEMSTSVISVNIMASQTDDSSKTANAVVSVTVEDVNDNAPEFDQPEYSVNLLENSPVDAVVFKAIVTDLDQGGFVGTLQILPESVPFSISSDGTVKVKNSTALDRETIERITFQIQATEKNPPHALAMAQVTVTLQDENDNSPAFTSDIPYEGKVFANQTVGMLLVQVKAEDPDADRNGQITYFIEFGNNDGYFSMEENTGKITLAKTITLVENKILEFPLYVTAKDGGSIPRSTSALVNIRAPGNSKPQFLQEVYRGTVEEERDPGVVILRVNFYAIPDERPVTLRVDTENDKFAISHDGEFTTKVKLDYDEAPHNYSVTITISDGVNSNSATVEVQVTDINDNSPVFASSSVTKSVPEDKEIGSNVTDVPATDKDSSFNKEIRYSLRGGEGKFAIDPLSGMVTVAGALDRETKTEYNLLVVAEDQGRPARSATASLLVEVSDVNDNIPKLSKSEYQVEVYETESVDTVLLTLSAEDPDEGANGRVTYNIFEQSPPSDPAVFKLDSSSGTLQLARTLENSEVKMYSLIVQASDGGSPSLVGNGSVVVTVKDVNNNPPEFSKENYNVAVSENLASGASILTLEVTDRDEGGFSNGFFVYTSDTFDISNKGVVSLKKDVTLDREKKDNYILQVVAVDQVPDGLNSTAQLNITILDYNDNAPKFPAIPDPLEIPEGEYSEETPGEIATIIPTDPDLGLNGEVTLSLSSPNPLFKFNEDGMLLAVGSLDRESRDTYELIIKASDKGSPQRENITTIRVKVIDVNDNRPEFSSSSYVSSILLKDAEKGKLLLTLTATDRDEGKNALITYSFSAGSSPYLALNSETGAVNLTSDLADVTEDTTLVLTAMAKDHGTPPLNSTVRVVVNLRVSSLVESVAFRNPTYNFSLPENQPVGVTVGSVWASSGSDLYDVAYTLKTHTDLFSVSASGAIQTRTQLDKEEQEWYILDVEAVDTRDPPTSAVAIVTVQVEDVNETPQFPPETYKASVFSIAPYRTPVIQVKASDPDVGEEGQLVYSLAADSPHLM from the exons ATGGACACCGGTGGTTTGATCCGGCCTTGTCTCCTTGTTATCtccatttatgtgtgtgttgtttctggaAGTCCTTTAG TTACTACAATCATAAATTGTGATAGCGGTAACCATAGAGATTTGGATCCAGTGGATGAAGGATATATGG GGGATGTAGAGTTGGTGACTGGGATCAATTCAGGAATGAATGTGAAGCTGGTGCCCTACCTCTTCCCAACTAATCTGGAGTTTCTAGAACTAATCTTCACACTCGGAGATACCAGCGCAATTGTTCGCACCAAAAAGGCGCTCGACGCAGAGGCAGAGGGTGTG AGTGCCAGCACCTTGTATTACTCTGTCATGTGTGACGGTCCAATTAAG TACAACAACACTCGGTCACTGAAACTCAATGACATAAATGACCACGCCCCTGTATTTTCAAAGGAGTTATATACAACTACTGTCTCTGAG GCAGTTGCTGTGGGCGAGAGGGTTCTTCAAGTGACAGCTGTGGATGGGGACAGCACTCCAGAAAACAACAGACTGACATACGCCATACTT GACCCAGCTTCAGGGGACTTTGGGGTGGACAACTCAGGGGCTATTATTTTGAGGAAGCGTCTGAACTACAATGCAGTCAAAAAGTACAACTTTGTTGTGAAAGCCAGC GACAACTCGGGGTTAAATGACGTAACTAATGTGGAGATTGATGTAGAGGACTTTGACAACTTGAATCCATATTTCAGCCACACCACATACCAGGCCTTCATTCCAGAGAATCAG GCTGGGTCTTTCCCGATCATTGAGCCAGAGGCGATAAAGGCTCAGGACGGAGACACTGGAATCAATATGACTTTAATTTACAGCATTAGTTCAG tgtctCCAGGCAAGTATCGGACAAACTTTGACATTGACCCCACCAGTGGagttctgtctgtgctgactGCCATcgacagagaggaaatgagcaCCAGCGTGATCTCTGTCAACATCATG gcgTCCCAGACAGATGACAGTTCAAAGACAGCTAATGCTGTGGTATCTGTCACTGTTGAGGATGTGAATGATAATGCTCCAGAGTTTGACCAGCCTGAGTACTCTGTAAATCTTCTGGAAAATTCTCCTGTTGATGCTGTTGTGTTCAAAGCTATCGTCACCGACCTGGACCAG GGAGGATTTGTGGGAACTTTGCAGATCCTTCCAGAATCTGTACCTTTCTCTATCAGTTCTGATGGGACGGTCAAAGTTAAGAACTCCACAGCTCTGGACAGAGAGACCATAGAAAGAATCACATTTCAG ATTCAAGCAACAGAGAAGAATCCACCTCATGCTTTAGCAATGGCGCAAGTCACTGTAACTCTCCAGGATGAGAATGACAACAGTCCTGCATTCACCAGTGACATACCGTACGAGGGAAAAGTGTTTGCAAATCAAACAGTGGGAATGTTGCTGGTCCAG GTTAAAGCAGAAGATCCAGATGCTGACAGAAATGGGCAGATCACATACTTTATTGAGTTTGGGAATAATGACGGCTACTTCTCAATGGAAGAAAACACTGGAAAGATCACGTTGGCTAAAACCATTACCCTGGTGGAAAACAAGATTTTGGAGTTCCCTCTCTACGTAACAGCCAAAGATG GGGGCAGCATACCCCGGTCCACCTCAGCACTAGTGAACATTCGTGCTCCTGGCAACTCAAAACCTCAGTTTCTACAAGAAGTCTATCGTGGCACTGTAGAAGAGGAGCGTGACCCAGGAGTTGTGATTCTCAGG GTTAACTTCTACGCAATACCTGATGAGAGACCTGTGACACTTCGAGTTGATACAGAAAATGATAAGTTTGCCATCTCTCACGATGGTGAATTCACCACTAAAGTGAAGCTTGACTATGATGAAGCCCCACACAACTACTCAGTGACCATCACCATCTCTGACGGGGTCAACAGTAACAGTGCAACCGTGGAGGTTCAAGTCACTGACATCAATGATAATAGTCCTGTCTTTGCCTCCAGCTCTGTCACAAAATCAGTCCCAGAGGACAAAGAGATAGGATCCAATGTTACTGATGTTCCAGCTACAGATAAAGACAGCAGCTTCAACAAGGAGATTAGGTACTCGttgaggggaggagagggaaagttTGCTATTGATCCTTTGTCTGGCATGGTGACTGTGGCTGGTGCACTTGATAGGGAGACCAAGACAGAGTACAACCTGCTGGTGGTGGCTGAAGATCAGGGTCGTCCAGCCAGGTCGGCCACAGCCTCCCTGCTGGTCGAAGTGTCTGACGTCAACGATAACATTCCTAAGTTGTCAAAGTCTGAGTATCAGGTTGAAGTCTATGAAACAGAATCAGTGGATACAGTCTTGCTCACCTTATCAGCTGAAGACCCAGATGAAGGAGCTAATGGGAGAGTCACTTACAATATTTTTGAGCAAAGTCCTCCATCAGACCCCGCTGTTTTTAAGTTGGATTCTTCCAGTGGGACTTTGCAGCTGGCCAGGACTCTGGAAAACAGTGAGGTGAAGATGTACAGTCTAATAGTTCAGGCCTCTGATGGGGGGAGTCCCTCTCTGGTTGGGAATGGCTCTGTGGTGGTGACGGTGAAGGACGTGAACAACAACCCACCTGAGTTCAGTAAGGAAAACTACAATGTTGCCGTGTCTGAGAACTTGGCCAGCGGTGCGTCCATCCTGACCCTGGAGGTCACTGACAGGGATGAG ggtGGATTCTCCAATGGTTTCTTTGTCTATACCAGTGATACCTTTGACATCAGCAATAAAGGTGTGGTCTCACTGAAGAAGGACGTCACcttagacagagagaaaaaggacaACTATATATTACAG GTGGTGGCGGTGGATCAGGTCCCTGATGGTCTGAATTCCACAGCTCAGCTCAACATCACCATCCTGGACTACAACGACAACGCCCCAAAGTTTCCAGCTATCCCGGACCCCCTAGAGATCCCTGAAGGTGAATACTCAGAGGAAACTCCAGGAGAAATTGCCACCATCATACCCACAGACCCTGACCTCGGCCTCAATGGAGAGGTCACACTGTCACTCTCCTCCCCAAACCCACTCTTCAAATTCAATGAA gaTGGGATGTTGCTCGCTGTTGGCTCTCTGGACCGAGAGAGTAGGGACACTTATGAGCTGATCATTAAGGCCTCAGACAAAGGCAGCCcgcagagagag AACATCACCACCATCAGAGTGAAAGTCATCGATGTCAATGACAACAGACCTGagttcagctccagcagctacGTCAGCAGCATTCTGCTGAAAGACGCAGAGAAAGggaagctgctgctgacactgaCAGCCACCGACAGAGATGAAGGGAAGAACGCGCTCATCACCTACAG TTTCTCTGCAGGGAGTTCTCCATATTTGGCCTTAAACAGTGAAACTGGGGCAGTGaacttgacctctgaccttgcTGATGTCACAGAGGACACCACTCTGGTGTTGACAGCCATGGCCAAAGACCACGGCACGCCTCCTCTGAACTCCACAG TCCGTGTCGTGGTCAATCTGAGGGTTAGCAGTCTGGTGGAGAGCGTGGCCTTCCGGAACCCAACCTACAACTTCAGCCTACCTGAGAACCAGCCGGTGGGGGTGACGGTGGGGAGCGTCTGGGCCTCCTCAGGAAGTGACCTTTATGACGTCGCctacacactgaaaacacacactgacctgttcTCTGTCAGCGCCAGTGGAGCCATCCAGACCAGAACACAGCTGGACAAAGAAGAGCAGGAGTGGTACATCTTGGACGTGGAAGCAGTGGATACAAGGGACCCCCCTACATCAGCTGTTGCAATA GTCACAGTTCAGGTAGAGGACGTGAACGAGACTCCGCAGTTTCCCCCCGAGACTTATAAAGCCTCTGTGTTCAGCATCGCTCCGTATAGAACTCCTGTCATCCAGGTCAAG gcTTCAGACCCTGATGTGGGTGAAGAGGGTCAGCTGGTCTACAGCCTGGCTGCAGACAGTCCTCATTTGATGTAG